The Larimichthys crocea isolate SSNF chromosome XII, L_crocea_2.0, whole genome shotgun sequence region ACCGTACGTCTTATCAATGAACAGACTCGATTATAAGCATCCTGAGGTCTTGCTGAACATGTCAATATATAATTTGTGCGGCTAAAGTTAGAAAATGTGACCTCTAGAGTGAGATAAAAACTGGTACGTCTGCTTTCCTACAGAAGTTTAGACGGAATGTGAATTTCCGCCCGGCAACCAGCAGCCATTGCTATAGCAACTGCTATAAACAGCTCCACAGcagttgaccaatcagagcagagtaacaaacagcagctgtgtctgtAAGTTGAAACTGCTGAGGGCCTTGAAAGTTTACCTTCAAACAAGAGACCGTGATGACCAAACCGTAGGTCGCATCATTGAACGGAGAGGATCATAAGCATCCCGAGGTCTTGCTGAACATGTCGATATATAATTTGTGTggctaaaattaaaaaacatgaccGCTAGAGCgaggtaaaaaaaattgtacGTCTGCTTTCTGCTCTCTGTTAATATGGGAGTAAATGCGGCAGTTGATGGGTAATCCTGACACTTCTGAGCTCATTGAGCCAAAACtaaaagtctgacagcttcagtagGTTTATGTGAGCGAGCAGCACAAATTTTCCTACAAGTTGATGTTAAAATTATTCCTGTGGAGTGAAATTTGTGCCACTGGGAGCAGTTTCACAATTTATTACGgtcattattggcacttcagtgacGCGTACAACCGCATCACTGCTGTGCCAATATTGACGGTAAAGCACACCTGCTCATGTCTTCATTCATACTAAAATCCAGCTGTAAGGTTTATTCTTTAAGAAGTTAAATCACTATAATCTGAAGATCCAGACTTTTCAAATTACACACATTTGCATTAATAAAAACCTCTTTGCTCCAGACAGACGGCATCGTAACGTCTCGATCTGAGTCCTCACCTCAGCCTTTCAAACTCCACGTCGTCCACGAGGAAGTCTCTGGTCTCCACGAGCTTGTtgatctgctgcagcagctcttcctccctctccttgtcctccttgGACTTGTCCTTGTCTGTTGTTACATGACAGgtcttaattaaaaacacagccgTCACAAATGATAAACTATTATGTTTTCAGACGTCAGGGAGCGGCACAGGGGTTTTAAAGACTTTGTCTTGTCTCACAGTGACAATATAAACATGCAGGTGTAATGTTTACCAGgctcaccatcttagtttagcatgtgaGCATTGTTAAGGTGGAATGAGGCTCACGTTTCAGACTGATGGGGTTTATCAGTCCACTCAGAGATCCAGGTGTGGCACGGTTGTTGTGGATTTGGACTTTGTGGATTGACTGTTGGTCCAACAAAGAGCCAACACCTGTTTGCTGAGAGCTGTTAATCTTATTCTAGATGGTTCTCAACCATCTGACATTAACAGAAACATCTTTGACAAACGCCTTTTCAGCTGGCTGCTCAggcagtctccataagtccccatgttaaaatgtcacaacttcacagcagaaataaacatgtttacagcctggtacaaaaaacagttttggtctctgtagctaatttccccgttcatgacaactgtactgagggtgaatttatatacaactcacctgttcacattatattaaggcttaaagttataaataattaacaggtaggtgccgttacaggtgcaaccaggcttcattcagccgctTTAAGTCCACCGATGAACCACgtttttgttaaaataatggACTGGCCGGACTGGAACCATGCTGCTAATGTCATGCGGTTAGTTGCACTTCTGTACTGTACTCCAGTTTCTTGTCTTTTTAGTTGCCACAGCAACCGTCTTCGATATTAGAGCTCGTCTAAACTAAATGAACAGAAGAATGTGAGTCTGAATGTGAATACTTTCAGACAGAAGACGTATTATAAAACCAACATTCAAATGGACCAGGAGAGCCTCGCTGTTATTTGAAGTGTGATGACGACAGGCAAGGCCATGTGGCGtgaaaagctttattttgaaaggtcagGGTTTATAATGACAGCTTATTCTGAAGGTGGGTGGAGgcggtcagaaaaaaaaaaacacactgctgtgactgcttttttaaatttacctGGAAGCGAGACAAGTTTCTGCAGCTCCGTCTTCAGCCTTGTGATTTCTTTGCAGAGCTGGATGTCGTCCATCCTGAGAgggaagcaaacaaacaatgagGAGAGGCATTTTACAGGAAATCAGGTGATGCAAGTGAAGCCAAAGGGCGTCAAAAACATGGATTTTATATCATGGCTGCAAAGCAATTTCCTTCCTaactacacacaaacatcagtgtGAAATTGTACGAGCTTATCAAACATAATAACGCTGACGTCTGTGAGTTTATTAGCTGCCCTCTGTGAATGAATCACACCTGACGATAACAGATCTCATTTCACCGTCCAACTCTGATGTAGATTTCAAAacacaagtgtttgtgtgtctgtgtctgtgggcTGCCATTACAGTGATACTGAGGCATAAAGAGGAAAATGACTGtgataaaaatacacactctAAGCTGCTGGTTTCATAAAAGTCTACTTCAGTATTCAGGATGACTTACATGCTGCCACTCAGGAGTGTTTAGGtagtgatgctgctgctgcatcaacGGCCTGAAGCATTCACATTCATAATGCAGTTTACTGTGAATACAAGTGgttggaagtgccaaaaactgcagttcctcaaacgtccacttgaggctggctccagaagtgagtcagtctccataagtccccatgttcaaatgtccaacttcacagcagaaataaacatgtttacagcctggtacaaaaaacagttttggtctctgtagctaatttccccgttcatgacaactgtactgagggtgaatttatatacaactcacctgttcacattatattaaggcttaaagttatgcttaGTTAATGTTAAgctctgtctttcagccttttatttcaccaaccactaaaagtcagtcccagatttactcttggccagcggcttcttgctcgctcactctctaattttctcttcttagcttcctccgtcaacgtcctcttctgtctttttacctctgccatcatgtccatggaggctgctgagcccggttacattgcccacttgcccagctcctgttctggcacgacaccttCAGCATTCCCTTGAAacactcctcttcttcctgttgcCCTGAGTTCACAAGTCCGGAGCTAACAGCTTTAActgtgtgtgacttagtgccgtaaagcgttacgtacttctcgtgggtgatcgtacccagagttacatagtgtgagaacagacagagacaccgttcacctgattacaagtcagtgtgacatcaacacgacttaaaatctgttagtttatggtAAGAGATCTAAATACACCAAGATACTTTTAACAGCCCCTGAAGAGTTGATGCAGTGTCAGGCAGCAGTCATGTGCATGATGCCAAAGAAACGTGTGAAGAAAACAGCAGAGCTATTTAAGGTCTACCAGCAGATATTCGAACATgcccttccctctctctgtctctcactctcatctctgcttttaattatttcaatCTTTTTCTGTCAAGACCTTCCTCATTATTTTGACACATGAGACatgaggaggtggtgggagCGAGAGACTAAGAGCGAGCGAGCGGCGCTGCATCATGCGGCAATAAGATGaatcagagaaacacagaataacgacttgtgctttgtgtttttttttttccgtgggAGTCTTTAAATTCACCCGTCTGATGAGTGATGACACGTTTCAGTTTCACCTCATGTTTTCACTTCCATCCGCGCTGACCCACAGGGTGAAAAATAATGCATGATAAcagattgtttttcttctcGTCTCCGCGGGCATGCATGTGTTGACGTATATCATATCAGCGGCAACTCAGGCGGCAACTGAAGCTCAGcaactgcactgtaaaaacaactaAATCACTTTTATATTCTTGTACATGTTGAATATAACCAGTGGTATAATTAAAGAGTTTTCGAGAACATCAATACTACTCTCATGTTTGTACGCTAAAAATACAGCTATCACTcggttagtttagcttagcacaaacactgtaaacaaatggaaaccaCTAACCTAGCTGTATGCGCTAAACATAACCCAGATTCATCTATAGATTATCCCAGGGAACTAAAaaagaagatcaataccactctcacaACTTTctaactaataataattaaacaagaATCAGCGAGCTTTAAAGGTGTTGGTACATGTAGTTTGTCGACagtcattgtttttatgttgtctttatattgtgtatatatatcacACAGGGCCTCGCGCCTTTaatcctgctgtgtgtttttatttctttttttatttataatggaTGTAAATGCACCGGACCTCTTCCAGGAGTTGAATATACTACAAGAGATAATCCCAAAGGGAACAACTacagcaataaaaacactttgttaccTCAAAGAGATTAAAGGAACTTTCCCTAAGTGTGAGATTGTGCCCTGGATCCTTATTGACTTTTCCAGTAACGGTGGCATCGGGCGAGCAAAGCTTTTCAAAgctaaaactaattaaaaactaTTTGCACACCTCCATGTCACAGGAGAGACGGTGCGGGCTCGCCCTGCTATCCATTGAAAAGAACACTGCATCCAAACTGGATTATAGAGATCTTATTGCTGAGTTTGCAGCCAAGAAGGCAAGGAAAGTGACTctgaaattaataatttaatactaatactaatatacTAATTTACGCATGGTGAGTCCATCGGGTTGGTATtgtaaataagttaaataataagtaaaataagTTACGTATAGTtgtaattaatgaatgaaaagtgtCCTAATCCGCTTGTGTAAAATAAAGTGACTGAACTGACTTGATGTACTGACTCATtgcacagttgttgtttttttttcctttgaaatAAATAGCAAAAAGTTATAGCTGAGACTATGTGCATGAATATGCTGTATTATTCTACTTGATAAAACGTATTGCAGCGAGATTATGCGTGCAATAGAACTAGAATAGCTGCGTCCGTGTGACTGTTATTCATGCGCAATTACGCATCCATGTCAAAGAGCAGGGCCTCGCATTTCAAGTTTGCACAGGGCCTCGCACCCCCCCGCGACGGccctgtatatatatattatatgtaatatatatatatttgtgtattttgcagATCTTACATGTATCTCAGCTCTGATTCTCTCCGTACGAGGATGTCTCGTATCCGCTCAATTTTGCACAGCTCTCCTTCAATGTCCTCGATCGTAATTGTGGAGTCGGCCATCGAAACGACATCCTCTGCTGTAAAGACAAACGACACCAAACAGATGataatgtacatttttgtttaGATTCAGGGACTTTATGTTCGACATACGTGGGTTGGATTACAGTTAGAGTAAAGAGAATTGATGATGGCATGTGAGAAGAGAAGTTACCAGGCAACATGTGGGCTAAAATAAACCGTGTCACAGCAAACGTTTAGGCATTAAACTGCAGGAAAAATGTTAACGACATTAGTTACACCTGTTTGTGAGCTGCTCTAATGGACTGGTCATATGACAGGACTtcataacattaacaatggctcacTTCCATTATGTATCTCAGTAAGAGTGACGGTGAACCAGCACGCGACAACAGCAAGAGGCAActcgttagcttagcttagcacaaagacttgTAGTCTTTCCAGAGGGAAAGTGCTAGCCTGACTCTGTTAAACATTTTGgacattattaaattaaacGATTGACACCACGTTCATGTTTGGAGGCTACAACTAGCAgcttgttagcttagcttagcttagcttagcaccaTGACTTGCTAACGTAGCTTGGTCAAAAGGCAACAAAAAGTTTGTTAACCAGCACCAAACACaccagagccaggctagctgtttgttagcttaatgctaagctacatGTGTGCTAGCAAGGTTCTggcattagcttagcttagcattaagacttTAAGTCTTTCTAGAGGAAAAGTGCTAGCCTGACGCTGTTAAACATTTTGGACATTACTAGATGAAACAATTGACACCACGTTCATGTTTGGAGGCTACAACTAGCAtcttgttagcttagcttagcatagcttagcacaatGGCTTGCTAGCTTAGCTTGGCAACAAAAAGTTTGTTAACCAGCACCAGACACACcggagccaggctagctgtttctcgtcttaatgctaagctacatGTAAGATAGCAAGGTTCTtgcattagcttagcttagcaccaTGACTTGCTAGCATAGCTTGGTCAAAAGGCAACAAAAAGTTTGAGCACCAGACACaccagagccaggctagctgtttgttagcttaatgctaagctacatGTGCGCTAGCAAGGTTCTGGcattagcttcatatttagcatatgGACATGGTTAGTGTGATGATTTTAAAACactagttcaacattttggaaaacattAGATGAAACGATTAATGCCGCTCTAATGTTTGGTATGCTAAACATGAGGCTACAGCTagcattagcttagcttagcacaatgCTAAGCTACAAGCTACTTAGGTTCTTAGGTGCTGTAACATATGTGGTGTCATGGTTTAAagcaacagttcaacattttagacAGCATTATAAGGAACGTTAATATGACTTCGTTAGCACAATAATTGGACAGAGTATCTGATATATAAAGTAACCTTTCCTTTGCAGCTTAAGTGTGATATAACttaattaaagtaatttattgcATTAATTATGTGCAATAAACCACCCGTCTTGGTTATTAAGAGACTGCTGAGACCCTTGAAGGAAAACTTAATGTCAAACTACTTAAAATTAAACAGTCAAACCTGCAGTCATCCTTGTTTAATTAACCATTAAATCTGCCTGGATCAGCCTCAGTGCCCTGCAATGATCTGATCATAACTCTGTTGATACCCCGCCCCCCCCAAAGGTAGCTCTCTGAGCATCACTGAATCGCTGCACTGCCGCCCTCCCAACCGCTCGCACCCCCGCAGCCTCCGACTCCTCACCAGGAGCGATGAGTCATCCAGCAGAGCTCGGATCGGCTTTTAATTACCTGACCTTGTGTGAAAAGACATtcaacaatcacacacactgaatcactGGGGATATCACAGCTACACAAATACTCAATACCCAAACCCACACACGTAACTGGTGATTCAAcaactctatctatctatgcacAGGTATGcacattaattaaaatataactACAGTGTTTTAGTCTCGAATAGTCTATGTTATTTTGCTCCAAGCCCACAGTCACTTTTAATTATACAGCAGGTTATTGCagatatgttgttatttttttaaaaaacactgtaatgacaCTTTTGCAGTGCACTTACAAgtgtaaaaaaatacagtttctgtgtgaaattacagtattttcatGTAAATTTACAGGAATTTACTGGCTATTGAGTTACagtaattatacagtaaaactgGTAAATTACAAGTAATTACTGTGATGAGGGAACAGGACCACCACTCACTGTAATTtagcaataaaataaagtagTTTTACAGTTATGTTGTGgatacagtgaaaacacagtacATTTTCATCcatattactgtaaaataagTTGACAGTTGTTGTGAATCAACGaccacaacaaaaatgtaaagtatTTGAATGTAGTACAGATCCTGTAAATTTACaggtaagttaaaaaaaaggtaaattacAGGCAATTAGGGTGATATTACAGTAAATTGCTGTGAATTTACAGTAACTACAGGTGATTAATACAAATTTTACAGTAATATTGTGTATgattactgtagaaacacagcacAATACTGTGATTTTCCATCtatattactgtaaaataattacTATATATTACTGTGAATTTACTGCAATTATTATGCGGTAATTTACCGTAAAAGTACAAGAATAGGTTGTCGGAATAGTGTTGCACCCTTACGGCATTCTTAAAGCCAACCATGTGGTTCATGTTCTACATAGTAGATATGTGTAATTATATGTGTGACTTTATGTTcttgtaataaaacattataatgTAATAGTTAttataaaaagtaataaaacacattatataacagcaagagaagaaaaacaatgggAATAACAGAGGACCAAGAACTGAGCCCTGAGGAACGCCACGAAAATCTGACAATCAACCTAAAGATATGAGacaataaactttaaatatgaaCAGTGTAATTTGTTACTAATTAAAGGCAAAACAtgtaaatcttaaaataaacaaacaatacaagcaaattattatattttattctctatATATGTTAAATTTTATGCCTCTAGACACATTTTTAGTCTTGCATGTTCGGCCGACCTGCTGCACACTGACGTCAAGACTCTGCagattaaacattaataatttCTCATTGAAATTGCAGCAATTAGTCAATCAACCGATGTATAGATCAACAGAAATTAATATTTGCAACTGTTTTGGTGATtgaattcagtgtttcagtCGTTTTTGCAACTGTTTTGGTGATtgaattcagtgtttcagtcgtttttttttaagtatcaAGCCTCCCAGATATCACAACAAGCTGCTTGTTGtaaagtaaactgaatatttggaTATTTTCTAGACAAGGTGGTGTATTGGAATAAATTTAAAGGACCAAATGAACTCTAATGTGTCTAATCTTGCTATATAATTATCAACAAATTTGGAAACGTCTTGGGAACTTTGGAAATTACAGAACCAGttaccttcttttctttcttctctatACATTTTGACTTCTACTTCTCTATTAAACTAGCAAAAACATTCTAAAAATGCCTCTTAGAGAACAATATTTAGACAGGGAGACTGGAGGACCAAACTGTGGCGTTAACACACTGCAATTACCCTCCTGGGGTTTACAGCTTCCCCCCCTAATGGCCGTGCTGACAGGTAACTTTAACGCGCTCACAGTGCACCTGAAGCTTTAATTTAATCCGCTGTGAGTTTTCACATAATAACACTAATTCAAGCATGCATTAAAAATCCAATTTAAACTCACTCGATTTCTCAGTCTCTGCGTCCACATGCGTCTTCTCCAGAGAGCCGTACTGCGTGGAGGATTTTTCCATCTTCCTCTGATAAAAATGCTCCTCTGCAGCCTGGAAATGAAGCCTGGGTGTTAAAGGGAGCGACTGGAGTCCATGCAGCACtactatgtgtgtttgtgtgtgtgtgtggatataaCGAGGAGGAGAGCCGACAGCAGATGCTGAGCCGAGTCCTCCAGCTTCAGAGGTGAATGAACGCTCAGCAGCACGGAGGAGCTGAGCTCTGCTGCGCGGCGCCACCTGCCGACAGAGCCGCGCTATGACGCACAAGCAGCTGCAGCATTCGTgtttgcattttactgctggaGATGTTCAGTGTCACTTGATTTATATGCAGGACGCTGAAAACACATCCAAGCAACGCTGCAtagaaatatgtatttgtttgtgatttagcgcctccagtttcagagtttgtTACGATACTTGTGTTCAAAAAGTTAAATCAAGCTAAAAGTAACAGATTAACAGATAAAATGTCTAAGAAGGTAATGTATAAACAGTTGAAATAGTTAGCTAGAGGTAATGGAAACTGTTGAAACGTTCATTATGCTCGGTTACATTGCCTTCTTGCCCaactcctgttctggcacgacactggctccactcccccAGCCTggaaacttcttcttcttcttcttcttcgttttcACGGTGGTCCAAActtcctgtggtacaaacactaacactcaaCCCCTGCTGCTCTGAGATAACAGACCGGGCaacccagctaacaaactgagctaacagcagctacggttggcagcagtttacttcaggaaactctgtaaatctcgtgggtgatcgtacccgcagcacaaagttacatagtgtgagaacagacgtacgaatgacctgattacaagtcagagtgacatcaacatgatttaaaacctgaaaaaaaagagactgatTTGCCGTTATATGGTGCAAATCAATCACATTAAAACAAGCTGAGCCCCTCTTCTTCAACATTATTTAATAAACCacactgaagacaaaaaaaggggtTTAAATCACAAACATCTGTCTTTTCAATGGTCCGCTGCGCTCTAACCACCACAGCGGCGCTCTCCACAGGGGAATCGAGCTGTCTTTCATCATCAATTTTCCATCTCGCCTGATTGAGTTCAGCTGTTTACGGCGACATACTGGGGGATGACTTGATATCATGCAGCCGGGGCCACGCCAGATGTTTGGGAGAGTGCAGCGTGCATCCGTCTGCATGGAGCGTCCGACACCGCCGAGGGACGTCTgcgtttattcattcattcatggaTTGCTCAAGCTGTGTGTGCAGATTCAGCCACAATACATGACAGACTAAGAAAGATATTTAAAGAGTCGATACAGTTTccaaagcagagacagattCACGCCTGAAGGAACgaaagcaaatatttatttaggcTGCTGATGCTGAAATCAATGACAGTGTAAGGAACGGACAGTGTATTCAGATGAGCCACTGAGAAGCACAGCGTGTGGTGGCTCGAGACGCCGTCGtcttgtttttgacactttgacacTGTTTCAGGTTGGACTGTGTCAGTTTGTGTACTTCGATATGAAGTAGAAATACATACTTTTAGCTGTTAGGTTTCACTTCAGTGTACTACAGAGTTCAGGATGAAACTCGGGAGTGTTGAGGTAATGACAGCGCCGTATCAACAATCTAAAGCAAGATTTAAGGAGTAAAACAAGTACTTCCACACTAGGATTACAAggtttctggtaaatttccatTATATAATTGGAAaccatgggaagttaagctaaAATAGATTAGTAAATTCCCAGTTtcttcctgtttattcccataaattcctgttaattcccaaTGGTCGCCATTTTTGGCTACGAAGTGGAAGACAAGGGATGACCGGCATTGTGAAAATGACACCTGCTGGAGCTGAAAGTACAAATCTAAGttgtacaaatgtttttaaagatattttttggggcTTTATTTGAAGGATACAGCTGGAGAGTGATGGAGGGGtggcatgcagcaaagggccataGGTCGGAGTCGAACTCTGCTACTGCGGCAACGATCAACCCCAAGTTgtgcatatgttttatatttatatttctgcagTCCAACGTTGGCACTAATGGCCGGCGCGGTTGcaattaaagtaa contains the following coding sequences:
- the zgc:171844 gene encoding uncharacterized protein C16orf45 homolog isoform X2, which translates into the protein MEKSSTQYGSLEKTHVDAETEKSTEDVVSMADSTITIEDIEGELCKIERIRDILVRRESELRYMMDDIQLCKEITRLKTELQKLVSLPDKDKSKEDKEREEELLQQINKLVETRDFLVDDVEFERLREREEDREMAAFLQSKFPKTLAAKGVNQKVASKSQQTSAPFITKTGLTLLKDCCGFTCSIM
- the zgc:171844 gene encoding uncharacterized protein C16orf45 homolog isoform X1, whose protein sequence is MEKSSTQYGSLEKTHVDAETEKSTEDVVSMADSTITIEDIEGELCKIERIRDILVRRESELRYMMDDIQLCKEITRLKTELQKLVSLPDKDKSKEDKEREEELLQQINKLVETRDFLVDDVEFERLREREEDREMAAFLQSKFPKTLAAKGVNQKVASKSQQTSAPFITKTGLTLLKDCCGFTCSIIAALIKTFNLLISEYV